One stretch of Bacillota bacterium DNA includes these proteins:
- a CDS encoding signal peptidase I, translating into MLFLGHVRHIWSSAFLKDRLLAVSTVALMLFFSIFIALILSGKIGLLIVKSSSMRPYMAPGSLLIFKKATIAEIKPGEVVVFCEDRSSNLLVTHRVVDRVFSKGKIFLQTKGDANNRFDASLIGESQLVGKVVYVVPGMGWAVSIAKTPAGILFLNTALIALILLIIVDKIKAKERLAYQAGLGLMLPKDDISGKGGIVHSFTKNAGSNVN; encoded by the coding sequence ATGCTGTTTTTAGGGCATGTTAGGCATATCTGGAGCAGTGCTTTCCTAAAGGATAGGTTGTTGGCTGTATCCACAGTCGCATTGATGCTGTTTTTTTCCATATTTATTGCCCTTATACTTTCCGGCAAGATCGGTCTTTTAATCGTAAAAAGTAGCAGCATGCGGCCATATATGGCGCCCGGTTCACTTCTTATCTTTAAGAAGGCCACCATTGCAGAGATTAAACCTGGTGAGGTGGTTGTTTTTTGCGAGGATCGATCTTCAAATCTTCTTGTTACGCATAGAGTTGTAGATAGGGTTTTCAGCAAAGGCAAGATATTTCTTCAAACAAAAGGCGATGCCAACAACCGGTTTGATGCATCGCTGATAGGTGAGAGCCAGTTGGTAGGCAAGGTGGTTTATGTCGTCCCTGGCATGGGTTGGGCGGTAAGTATTGCAAAAACTCCGGCGGGAATCCTGTTTTTAAATACAGCCTTGATTGCCTTAATTCTTCTTATCATTGTTGATAAAATTAAAGCTAAGGAGAGATTGGCCTACCAAGCTGGTTTGGGTTTGATGTTACCCAAAGATGATATCTCAGGTAAAGGTGGCATTGTGCATAGTTTCACTAAAAACGCAGGCAGCAACGTAAATTAA
- a CDS encoding glutamate-5-semialdehyde dehydrogenase: MATAEDIKAEVMEIGRKAKSAARVMATMSTEKKNNALTSMAEALIANASMILAANEKDMENATARGISSSLIDRLMLNSIRIKEMAESLDDVAVLTDPVGETIKGWRTPNGLDIRMVRVPLGVIGVIYEARPNVTVEAASLCIKSGNAIILRGGSMAQHSNLALTEVISNAAAEAGLPKDAIQAITNPSREAAVELMRLDHYVDLLVPRGGPELIHSVVSNATVPVLWAGAGNCHVYVDASADLDMAQRIVVNAKCQRPSVCNAAETLLVNSAIADKFLPMVAADLKAQGVTMIGDERTRQFVPEAQPATEKDWYTEYLELKIAIRVVDSVQEAIDHINKYGTMHSEAIITEDLESARKFTEEVDAAAVYVNASTRFTDGGQFGLGAEIGISTQKLHARGPMGLTALTSTKYVIYGTGQIRA, translated from the coding sequence ATGGCTACGGCTGAAGATATAAAAGCCGAAGTAATGGAGATCGGTAGAAAGGCTAAATCGGCCGCCCGGGTAATGGCGACGATGAGTACAGAGAAGAAAAACAATGCGCTAACTAGCATGGCCGAAGCTCTTATCGCAAATGCTAGTATGATATTGGCCGCTAACGAGAAAGATATGGAGAATGCCACCGCAAGAGGAATTAGCTCATCTCTTATCGATCGGCTGATGCTTAACTCGATACGAATCAAAGAGATGGCCGAAAGCCTTGATGATGTCGCGGTTCTAACTGACCCAGTCGGTGAGACCATTAAGGGGTGGCGCACACCAAACGGGCTTGATATACGTATGGTAAGAGTTCCGCTTGGAGTAATCGGTGTTATTTATGAGGCACGGCCAAACGTAACAGTTGAGGCCGCAAGCCTATGCATTAAGAGCGGAAACGCTATCATCCTAAGAGGTGGCTCAATGGCACAGCACTCCAACCTCGCCTTGACAGAAGTTATATCCAACGCAGCTGCCGAGGCCGGGTTGCCCAAGGATGCTATCCAGGCGATAACTAATCCGAGCAGGGAAGCCGCTGTTGAGCTTATGAGGCTTGACCACTATGTCGATCTTCTTGTCCCAAGAGGTGGGCCAGAGCTGATTCACTCCGTGGTGTCAAATGCAACTGTGCCGGTTCTCTGGGCGGGCGCTGGAAACTGCCATGTCTATGTTGATGCGAGCGCAGACCTTGATATGGCCCAACGAATAGTTGTAAACGCGAAATGCCAGCGGCCAAGTGTCTGCAATGCAGCCGAGACGTTGCTGGTTAACAGCGCTATCGCAGACAAATTCTTACCTATGGTTGCCGCAGATTTAAAGGCGCAAGGCGTAACAATGATAGGAGATGAGAGAACACGCCAGTTTGTACCTGAGGCGCAGCCGGCAACCGAAAAAGACTGGTATACCGAGTATCTTGAGCTTAAGATAGCCATTCGCGTGGTAGACTCAGTGCAGGAAGCGATTGATCATATAAACAAATACGGCACTATGCACTCCGAAGCTATAATAACAGAGGATCTTGAATCAGCCCGGAAGTTTACCGAAGAGGTAGATGCGGCTGCAGTCTATGTAAACGCTTCCACGAGGTTTACCGATGGCGGGCAATTTGGTTTAGGTGCTGAAATAGGCATAAGTACTCAGAAACTGCATGCTCGTGGTCCTATGGGCTTGACAGCACTGACATCTACAAAATACGTTATATACGGAACTGGTCAGATAAGGGCTTAG
- a CDS encoding CBS domain-containing protein — protein MKIREIMTQNPEAAQVTDSIMDVASMMRDLNVGFMPILDGNTLVGVVTDRDIVVRCVAEGCDIENSSIGEIMSSDLHIVSPDTDVEEAENIMEEFQIRRLPVLDENGMLVGVVSLGDIAVRTKDLEKAGEILEEVSEPSRPEMAA, from the coding sequence GTGAAGATAAGGGAAATTATGACGCAAAACCCAGAGGCGGCACAGGTCACAGACTCGATTATGGATGTAGCTTCGATGATGCGGGATTTAAACGTAGGCTTTATGCCCATCCTGGACGGCAATACCTTAGTTGGCGTAGTAACCGATCGTGATATTGTCGTGCGCTGTGTTGCTGAAGGTTGCGATATTGAAAATAGTAGTATCGGCGAGATAATGAGTTCTGATTTACATATAGTATCCCCGGATACCGACGTTGAAGAAGCCGAGAATATTATGGAAGAATTCCAGATTAGAAGACTGCCGGTTCTTGACGAGAACGGTATGCTTGTAGGAGTAGTATCGCTTGGCGATATTGCTGTGCGCACAAAGGATTTGGAAAAGGCCGGTGAAATATTGGAGGAAGTTTCTGAACCCAGCCGTCCTGAGATGGCAGCCTAA
- a CDS encoding ADP-ribosylglycohydrolase family protein, with product MKRTVDRFIGCLLGLAIGDALGSRLEGYAPEAVKRSKASMDEFLDELWQWSRGRWTDDTKMAVALAESIVESGGFNPEQAAKKYLEWYRSGDLRGIGNITRQSLANLERGSTWQESGIKADWAAGNGTAMRVAPIGLLDMNNIARLREDARNDAIITHNNHEAINGSIAVAYAIARIVKDDIDSTKLIYDVVDFIEPSDVLLRLEEAQKLFEQGSFADYALSELGTSGYVVETVASSFFCFISSPDNFEGAIYSAIRGGNDTDTIAAITGALSGAYLGFEGIPLKWREEVEDALKIEALATRIYEIATKTGS from the coding sequence ATGAAACGCACTGTAGATCGATTTATAGGATGCTTACTAGGACTCGCAATAGGCGATGCTCTTGGTTCCCGTTTGGAAGGGTATGCGCCGGAAGCAGTAAAGAGGTCAAAAGCAAGTATGGATGAGTTCTTAGACGAGCTTTGGCAATGGAGTCGGGGTAGATGGACCGATGATACAAAGATGGCGGTTGCTCTTGCCGAGAGCATAGTGGAATCAGGGGGTTTCAATCCTGAGCAGGCTGCAAAAAAGTATCTGGAGTGGTACAGATCGGGGGACCTGAGAGGCATCGGAAATATAACCCGCCAAAGTTTGGCCAATCTGGAGAGAGGATCAACCTGGCAGGAGAGCGGGATTAAGGCCGATTGGGCAGCCGGAAACGGAACAGCCATGAGAGTCGCCCCAATCGGTCTTCTAGATATGAACAACATTGCGAGATTAAGAGAAGATGCGAGGAATGACGCGATAATCACTCACAATAACCACGAGGCAATTAATGGAAGTATTGCGGTAGCTTATGCTATTGCCCGCATAGTAAAAGATGACATTGATAGCACGAAGTTAATTTACGATGTAGTCGATTTTATTGAGCCCTCAGATGTTCTCCTTCGTCTGGAGGAGGCCCAAAAGCTTTTTGAGCAGGGTAGTTTTGCCGACTACGCGCTTAGTGAGCTTGGGACTAGTGGATATGTTGTCGAGACGGTTGCAAGCTCATTTTTTTGCTTTATTTCATCGCCTGATAACTTTGAAGGGGCCATCTACAGCGCAATAAGAGGTGGTAATGATACCGACACTATTGCTGCTATTACAGGAGCTTTATCTGGCGCATACCTGGGCTTTGAAGGGATACCCTTAAAATGGAGAGAGGAAGTTGAAGATGCTTTAAAAATCGAGGCTCTCGCCACGCGCATCTACGAGATTGCAACAAAAACCGGTTCATAA
- a CDS encoding SpoIIE family protein phosphatase translates to MEPAPRQPWERQLKMADLRQLRKDLHTLLSILIDISSELNLDELLHKIIHHATELCDGDAGTIALVDGTGSVIKRYPYRAPEILARLETPLGQGALYEAIEKRRTIIVDDYSLYPRRIESFVKAGVKSLIVTPIMRKGKITGVIEILNVAPNKYFTRYQAGLLEAVAGQAAVAIENAEYYEELRKSSEEIKKRSKDLDALLKVALDITAGLNLNDLMYRIARNATELTEADAAAVGLLDESKNIVTYPFIYNLPEVIAKVDVPVNGTMTGIAIQRKEPFIIEDYQQFSGRLEVFANVGLRAIAITPLLLRGRVIGTLWVSTRDPQKKFNERDLTILQGIGRQAAVAIENSRLYEAQRHISESLQRRMLPQHIPPIPNIEVGVRYFSATEEALVGGDFYDLYEVNGRYAFVIGDVSGKGIEAATSTSVLKSILRAYLYQNFSPAHALTQANDFIDRQEERASFITIFCATYDPKTGIITFVNAGHPYPCLLNQIEKTCAVLSTHDPAIGIISKYSYREKTIPMHAGNLFVAYTDGVIEARSGKEFFGEERLVKTLLENLDEPAQEIADTIINAVLSFTHGKLSDDVALLVIRRVA, encoded by the coding sequence ATGGAACCAGCCCCACGACAGCCCTGGGAGCGCCAGCTTAAGATGGCAGACCTGCGGCAGCTAAGAAAAGACCTGCATACGCTGCTCTCAATTCTAATAGATATTTCTTCCGAGCTTAATCTTGATGAGCTGCTTCATAAGATTATCCACCATGCAACCGAACTGTGCGATGGAGATGCCGGTACCATCGCACTCGTTGATGGAACAGGTTCGGTTATCAAGCGTTACCCATACAGAGCCCCAGAAATCTTAGCCAGGCTTGAGACCCCGCTGGGCCAGGGTGCGCTCTACGAGGCCATTGAGAAACGAAGGACCATTATAGTTGATGACTATTCGCTCTACCCCAGACGAATAGAAAGCTTTGTCAAGGCTGGCGTCAAGTCATTGATAGTAACACCTATCATGCGCAAAGGCAAGATTACAGGTGTAATTGAGATTCTCAACGTGGCACCGAACAAATACTTCACAAGATACCAGGCCGGGCTGTTAGAAGCCGTAGCTGGGCAGGCGGCTGTAGCAATCGAAAACGCGGAGTATTATGAAGAGCTTAGGAAATCAAGTGAGGAAATAAAAAAGCGAAGCAAAGACCTTGACGCCCTTTTAAAGGTAGCCCTGGATATAACTGCCGGCCTGAATCTCAACGATTTAATGTATCGAATCGCCAGGAACGCAACAGAGTTGACCGAAGCGGATGCCGCTGCGGTCGGCCTCCTTGATGAGAGCAAGAACATAGTCACCTATCCTTTTATCTATAACCTACCTGAAGTCATCGCAAAGGTCGATGTGCCGGTTAATGGTACAATGACTGGCATTGCAATTCAGCGAAAAGAGCCGTTTATTATCGAAGATTATCAACAATTTTCCGGTAGGCTTGAGGTTTTCGCTAACGTTGGGCTGCGGGCTATAGCCATAACGCCCCTTTTGTTAAGGGGCCGAGTCATTGGAACATTATGGGTTTCAACCAGAGACCCGCAAAAGAAGTTTAATGAGCGAGACCTCACAATCCTCCAAGGTATAGGGCGTCAGGCTGCAGTAGCTATCGAGAACTCAAGGCTCTACGAAGCTCAGAGACATATATCTGAGTCGCTTCAAAGGCGCATGCTTCCGCAACATATACCGCCAATACCGAACATAGAAGTAGGGGTTAGATATTTCTCTGCAACTGAAGAAGCATTGGTGGGAGGCGATTTCTACGACTTGTACGAGGTTAACGGCAGATATGCATTTGTAATAGGAGATGTTTCCGGCAAGGGTATAGAGGCGGCAACATCGACTTCGGTACTTAAATCCATACTGCGCGCCTACTTATACCAAAACTTTTCTCCCGCACACGCCTTAACCCAAGCAAATGATTTTATTGATCGACAAGAAGAAAGAGCCAGCTTCATTACTATATTTTGCGCTACCTATGACCCCAAGACCGGAATAATTACCTTTGTTAATGCCGGTCACCCGTATCCTTGCCTTCTTAACCAGATCGAAAAAACGTGCGCGGTTCTGTCAACGCATGACCCCGCAATCGGAATCATATCCAAATATAGCTACAGGGAAAAAACTATACCCATGCACGCCGGAAACCTGTTTGTTGCTTATACCGACGGCGTTATTGAAGCGCGCTCAGGCAAAGAGTTTTTCGGTGAGGAAAGGCTTGTTAAGACTTTGCTTGAGAATCTTGATGAACCTGCGCAAGAGATTGCTGACACCATAATCAACGCGGTACTTAGTTTTACACATGGTAAGCTCTCAGATGACGTAGCGCTTTTGGTAATAAGAAGGGTTGCTTGA
- a CDS encoding NAD+ synthase, producing the protein MAKTVRIALAQINTTVGDLQGNAEKIAKQTELARETGVQLIAFPELSLCGYPPEDLLLKPRFIEATRETLQSLLPISDRIIVIIGYPNMVNDLYNAAAVMYNSRIIGIYHKMFLPNYGVFDEFRYFQRGAEVSIFKADGFTFGVNICEDIWFVEGPTINQAQEPGCQLIVNISSSPYSFKKGLLREKMVGMRAYDNQVYIAYVNLVGGQDELVFDGQSLVAAPDGNIIARGHQFKEDLLIIDLDLSQVSLKHLFDPKRRQRARAPEDQKVVKYKIEDFRIKLAAEKLGATIHPALEPMAEIYEALKIGLRDYVHKNGFKQVVLGLSGGIDSSLTAAICVDALGAENVTGVAMPSRYSSKASIEDAKMLADNLGIRLLNIPIEPVFTAMKSTMAAVFDGLPEDVTEENMQSRIRGIILMSLSNKFKWLVIATGNKSEIAVGYTTLYGDMVGGFAVLKDILKTTVYELARYRNQIAGWPVIPERVLTKEPSAELRPGQKDVDTLPPYPILDQILRGYVESEKSMGDLIAEGLPENYVKWTVAKVDQNEYKRRQGPIGIKISPRAFGKDRRMPITNAFREEIY; encoded by the coding sequence ATGGCAAAGACGGTCCGGATTGCATTAGCACAGATTAACACTACAGTCGGTGACCTTCAAGGCAATGCAGAAAAAATAGCAAAACAAACAGAGCTGGCAAGAGAAACCGGGGTGCAGTTAATTGCATTCCCTGAGCTTTCACTCTGCGGCTATCCACCTGAAGACCTCCTGCTAAAACCTAGATTTATTGAAGCTACCAGGGAGACATTGCAATCGCTACTGCCAATATCGGATAGAATAATCGTAATTATCGGTTACCCCAATATGGTAAACGACCTCTATAACGCAGCCGCCGTGATGTATAACAGCAGAATCATAGGTATTTACCATAAGATGTTTCTACCAAACTATGGCGTATTTGATGAGTTTCGCTACTTTCAACGAGGCGCTGAAGTATCTATCTTTAAAGCGGACGGATTTACTTTTGGCGTAAATATTTGCGAAGACATATGGTTTGTAGAGGGGCCGACGATTAACCAAGCTCAGGAACCAGGCTGTCAGCTTATTGTAAATATTTCAAGCTCTCCTTACAGCTTCAAAAAAGGGCTCCTTCGTGAAAAAATGGTCGGTATGCGCGCATACGATAACCAGGTCTATATCGCATATGTAAATCTAGTGGGAGGACAGGATGAGCTAGTTTTTGATGGGCAAAGCCTCGTTGCTGCTCCCGATGGCAATATCATTGCCAGAGGCCATCAATTTAAAGAAGATCTCTTAATTATCGACCTTGACTTATCCCAGGTATCTTTAAAACATCTATTTGACCCCAAGCGGAGGCAAAGGGCGCGCGCGCCTGAAGACCAGAAGGTCGTTAAATACAAGATAGAGGATTTTAGAATCAAGCTGGCTGCAGAAAAGTTGGGGGCAACCATCCACCCTGCTCTAGAGCCCATGGCTGAAATATATGAGGCTCTTAAAATCGGGCTTCGAGATTACGTGCACAAGAACGGTTTTAAGCAGGTTGTCTTGGGCTTAAGCGGAGGCATAGACTCATCTCTTACCGCCGCAATCTGCGTTGATGCTCTAGGGGCCGAAAATGTAACCGGCGTCGCAATGCCATCTCGCTACTCATCCAAAGCAAGCATTGAAGACGCTAAGATGCTTGCGGATAACCTTGGGATAAGACTGCTTAACATACCTATCGAACCGGTATTTACGGCAATGAAGTCGACAATGGCAGCTGTTTTCGATGGTTTGCCTGAAGATGTAACTGAAGAGAATATGCAATCAAGGATCAGGGGCATTATCCTTATGTCCCTTTCAAATAAATTCAAATGGCTCGTGATTGCAACCGGCAATAAAAGTGAAATCGCAGTTGGCTACACAACACTTTATGGGGATATGGTCGGAGGATTTGCAGTTCTCAAAGACATTCTTAAAACAACTGTATATGAACTTGCCCGGTATAGAAATCAGATTGCCGGATGGCCTGTTATACCAGAGCGTGTCTTAACTAAAGAGCCATCCGCCGAGCTTCGGCCGGGACAGAAGGATGTAGATACGCTTCCTCCCTATCCGATACTTGATCAGATACTTCGCGGTTATGTGGAATCTGAAAAGAGTATGGGAGATCTGATCGCCGAAGGATTGCCAGAAAATTACGTAAAGTGGACTGTTGCCAAAGTTGACCAAAACGAATACAAGCGCCGTCAGGGACCGATCGGTATAAAAATAAGTCCACGTGCCTTTGGCAAAGACCGCCGCATGCCTATTACAAATGCTTTCAGAGAAGAAATTTACTAG
- a CDS encoding HAD family phosphatase, with amino-acid sequence MIKAFIFDIDGTLIDTNQLHIDSWIKAFKEFGVTVARSDIQLQLGRRATEIAKTLLPREKEGYVDSIVDRKRIIFREHFSEIKVFPMVKELFGFLSSKAIKIALATSTTRHDAEFYVGLMSVESFVDGLIAAEDILHSKPDPEIFMKCAELLGVKPHESVAIGDSTHDILASVRAGMIPVGVLTGGYSREELLKTGADKVYRDIADLYNHIGDIL; translated from the coding sequence ATGATAAAAGCATTTATATTTGATATCGATGGGACGCTGATTGACACGAATCAACTCCATATTGATTCCTGGATAAAGGCCTTCAAGGAATTTGGGGTTACTGTGGCACGGAGTGACATCCAGCTACAGCTGGGTAGAAGGGCCACTGAAATCGCAAAGACCTTGCTTCCAAGAGAAAAGGAAGGCTATGTTGACTCAATCGTCGACAGGAAGCGAATCATATTTAGAGAGCATTTCTCTGAGATAAAAGTATTTCCGATGGTAAAGGAGTTGTTTGGTTTTTTAAGCAGCAAGGCAATTAAAATTGCTCTTGCAACTTCTACTACCAGGCACGATGCGGAGTTTTACGTTGGGCTGATGTCGGTGGAAAGCTTTGTTGATGGCCTGATTGCCGCAGAAGATATTCTGCACTCAAAGCCAGACCCTGAAATATTTATGAAGTGTGCAGAGTTGCTTGGGGTTAAGCCGCATGAATCGGTTGCGATAGGAGACAGCACGCACGATATTCTGGCTTCCGTACGGGCCGGAATGATACCGGTGGGTGTTTTGACAGGCGGCTATTCAAGGGAGGAGCTGCTAAAAACCGGCGCAGACAAGGTCTATCGCGATATAGCCGACCTCTATAACCACATAGGTGATATCCTCTAG
- the proB gene encoding glutamate 5-kinase, whose amino-acid sequence MSAFRNARRVVIKLGTSTITKSTGKIDHDQLKNLVDQIAKLYAKGYQVIIVSSGAIAAGVEGLGLKSRPRDIPSLQAAASVGQGLLIHEYATIFKVHGIKVGQVLLTQYDVVQRQQYLNSRNVLKTLLKLGIIPIINENDATAVDEIKFGDNDTLAALVANLVKADLLILLSDIDGLYSADPRYVDKVNLIYEVKDITSDIEKIAGGNGSHFSSGGMATKIQAARIATFAQVAMVIANGRRENVLLDIMEQKKVGTFFAPRKKKLSARKLWIAFGKAATGSITVDDGAVNALVLRGKSLLPAGIVVSEGSFQAGDAVDIKDLQGRIFAKGITNYSTEEVDQIKGLKSSEVMKRYPDSLSEEVVHRDCLVILR is encoded by the coding sequence CTGAGTGCCTTCCGTAATGCTCGCCGTGTTGTTATTAAGCTTGGGACGAGCACCATAACAAAAAGTACTGGTAAGATCGATCATGATCAACTAAAGAACCTGGTAGATCAGATAGCTAAGCTTTATGCAAAAGGATACCAGGTTATTATAGTGTCCTCTGGTGCAATTGCTGCTGGGGTCGAGGGTCTTGGTTTAAAATCCAGGCCAAGGGATATACCCTCGCTTCAGGCCGCAGCATCTGTTGGACAGGGCTTGCTGATCCATGAGTATGCGACTATTTTTAAGGTTCACGGCATTAAAGTTGGCCAGGTATTGCTAACCCAATACGATGTCGTCCAGCGCCAGCAGTATTTGAATTCAAGAAATGTTTTAAAGACACTCCTTAAACTTGGAATTATACCAATAATAAATGAGAACGACGCAACAGCTGTTGATGAGATCAAGTTTGGCGACAATGATACGCTAGCTGCATTAGTTGCAAATCTCGTTAAGGCTGATCTTTTGATCCTGCTATCAGATATAGACGGCCTCTACAGCGCCGACCCAAGGTATGTGGACAAAGTGAACCTTATCTACGAGGTAAAAGATATAACATCTGACATAGAAAAGATCGCCGGTGGTAATGGCAGCCACTTTAGCTCAGGCGGTATGGCAACTAAAATCCAGGCTGCAAGAATTGCGACATTTGCTCAGGTGGCGATGGTTATTGCCAATGGGCGAAGGGAAAATGTCTTATTGGATATAATGGAACAGAAAAAAGTTGGCACATTCTTTGCGCCGAGAAAGAAAAAATTAAGTGCACGCAAGCTTTGGATAGCTTTTGGCAAGGCAGCAACAGGTAGCATAACTGTCGATGATGGAGCAGTAAACGCCCTTGTATTGAGGGGAAAAAGTCTTCTGCCGGCAGGAATCGTTGTAAGTGAGGGTAGTTTCCAAGCAGGCGATGCCGTAGATATAAAGGATTTGCAAGGACGTATCTTTGCGAAAGGAATTACCAACTATTCAACAGAAGAGGTTGACCAAATTAAAGGGCTTAAGAGTTCAGAGGTAATGAAAAGATATCCCGATAGCTTAAGCGAAGAAGTTGTTCATAGAGATTGTTTAGTAATACTACGTTAA
- a CDS encoding metallophosphatase family protein encodes MKALVISDTHVRSGSEISKLISIIKPYVSEADIIIHAGDLVSRALINSLNDLKPTYAVSGNMDQYDVAQTLPQKMVFEFDSFKVGLTHGSGPATGLRERVFDLFQLDAVDAIIFGHSHQPYLGVQDGVLMLNPGSPTDTRFADRNTLAFLYADDKLRAEIIDI; translated from the coding sequence ATGAAAGCTCTGGTCATATCGGATACTCATGTTCGCTCGGGAAGCGAAATAAGCAAACTTATCAGCATAATTAAGCCTTACGTAAGTGAAGCCGATATCATTATCCACGCCGGGGATTTAGTTTCAAGAGCCCTTATTAACTCCCTTAACGACCTTAAGCCTACCTATGCTGTTTCGGGAAATATGGATCAATACGATGTAGCGCAAACACTTCCGCAAAAGATGGTCTTCGAATTTGACTCCTTCAAAGTAGGGCTCACTCACGGTTCGGGGCCCGCTACGGGGTTAAGGGAACGGGTTTTCGATCTCTTTCAGTTAGATGCCGTTGATGCCATCATCTTCGGACACTCTCACCAACCCTACTTAGGCGTACAAGACGGCGTTTTAATGCTAAACCCAGGGAGCCCGACCGATACCAGGTTTGCCGATCGCAACACACTGGCGTTTTTATATGCAGACGACAAGCTTCGGGCAGAGATTATCGATATTTGA
- a CDS encoding DUF362 domain-containing protein yields the protein MESKYARVALVKTEFVDRGIEQTIELAGGLTGLEPGMVVLIKPNVNSNDPFPATSNPETVVALVNYVKQYKPRQIIVGDASNASYLPTVDSMRDLGIYQAAQEAGADVVGFEEGVWVEVAPPGAKHWHQFKVSEVLLNADYVISQCVVKTHFLAGYSMALKNWMGVVDHRSRYSLHMSARDLFYKRIAELNLARPADFVLLDGTWAMVTGGPFHGDTINANLMVATANITAADAVGLSILKYLGTTERIENVSVWSQPVLRHGVEIGLGAKSGADIELICRNFDDVDVLKDFLEIPKEPEERPKSA from the coding sequence ATGGAAAGTAAATATGCAAGAGTGGCATTAGTAAAAACAGAATTTGTCGATAGAGGGATTGAGCAAACCATTGAACTTGCTGGTGGGCTTACTGGGCTTGAGCCGGGCATGGTTGTTCTTATTAAACCAAACGTAAACTCAAACGACCCTTTCCCGGCGACGTCTAATCCTGAAACTGTAGTTGCGCTTGTTAATTATGTTAAACAGTATAAGCCAAGACAGATTATCGTAGGCGATGCCTCAAATGCAAGCTATCTGCCGACTGTCGATTCCATGCGGGACCTTGGTATTTACCAGGCGGCACAAGAAGCTGGGGCTGATGTGGTTGGTTTCGAAGAGGGGGTCTGGGTTGAGGTGGCTCCACCTGGGGCCAAACATTGGCACCAATTCAAAGTTTCTGAGGTGCTTCTAAACGCAGATTATGTAATATCGCAATGCGTTGTGAAAACGCATTTTCTTGCGGGCTATTCGATGGCTCTAAAGAACTGGATGGGTGTCGTTGATCACCGCAGCCGATATTCGCTCCATATGTCGGCTCGCGACCTATTTTACAAAAGGATAGCCGAGCTTAACCTTGCACGACCTGCTGATTTCGTACTGCTTGATGGGACATGGGCGATGGTTACAGGAGGGCCTTTTCATGGGGATACTATTAATGCGAATCTTATGGTGGCGACGGCTAATATAACGGCTGCGGATGCCGTAGGATTATCAATCCTTAAATATCTGGGTACGACCGAGCGGATTGAAAATGTTAGCGTATGGAGCCAGCCTGTGCTTCGCCACGGCGTAGAGATCGGCTTGGGTGCGAAATCGGGAGCCGATATCGAATTGATCTGCAGGAACTTTGACGATGTGGACGTCTTGAAAGATTTTTTAGAAATACCTAAAGAACCTGAAGAGCGGCCAAAAAGCGCATAG
- a CDS encoding Fe-Mn family superoxide dismutase: protein MIYEAKDYSRLLGMEGFSDTLLNNHFTLYQGYVANTNKLLDMFSKMLSSGEVATPEFAELKRRFGWEFNGMRLHEYYFENLGGQGEIDRDGKLARKLAEDFGSYEAWEKEFRAIGAMRGIGWAVLYQDSATGKLINFWINEHDMGHPAGCRPILIMDVFEHAYMVDYGVKRPDYIDVFFKNINWQAVEKRLD from the coding sequence ATGATTTATGAGGCGAAGGATTACAGCAGACTTTTAGGCATGGAAGGATTTAGCGATACGCTACTTAATAATCACTTTACTCTTTATCAGGGATATGTAGCTAACACAAATAAGTTACTAGATATGTTTTCAAAAATGCTGTCTAGTGGAGAGGTTGCAACGCCAGAGTTTGCCGAGCTAAAGCGAAGATTTGGATGGGAATTCAACGGCATGAGGCTTCACGAATACTATTTTGAAAATCTTGGCGGGCAGGGTGAAATTGATAGGGATGGCAAGCTCGCCAGGAAACTGGCCGAAGATTTCGGAAGCTATGAAGCCTGGGAGAAGGAGTTTCGGGCGATTGGCGCTATGAGAGGCATAGGCTGGGCTGTTCTTTACCAGGATAGCGCAACAGGAAAACTTATAAATTTCTGGATAAACGAGCATGATATGGGGCATCCTGCCGGTTGCAGGCCGATACTTATTATGGATGTATTTGAGCACGCATATATGGTCGATTACGGCGTCAAGAGGCCGGATTATATCGATGTGTTCTTTAAAAATATTAACTGGCAGGCTGTAGAGAAAAGGCTTGATTAA